A genomic window from Acinetobacter lwoffii includes:
- a CDS encoding endonuclease/exonuclease/phosphatase family protein, with product MIWVIQILAIIVIWLSFWSLIPRDEWWIRGADFPRLQILVLGFIAFVLFLVLEHPWNWLNQLLFVGLMAALAYQLKMVLPYTFVWKKQVKQVKQDQIDPQRQISLMVCNVLTTNSKYHLLIEQIQIHQPDLVLTLETDQNWQNALSVIEADYPYRVPVPLDNLYGMHLYSKLELSETEVKFILSDEIPSIHTTVILRSGQPVQLYCLHPKPPSPTEAKDSTLRDAELLIVGDQIKDLDESCIVMGDLNDVAWSRTTRLFQRISGLLDPRVGRHYVNTFHADYPFFRWSLDHVFHSTDFALVHMERLPHVGSDHFPVFLVLQTGRVFEHIQEELEQTDKDEQEAQKAIEEGIQKAEKEEKIVTDEVALAYKERGKIS from the coding sequence ATGATATGGGTTATCCAAATTCTGGCAATCATTGTCATTTGGTTAAGTTTTTGGTCACTGATACCACGCGATGAATGGTGGATTCGGGGTGCGGATTTTCCACGCTTACAAATTCTGGTATTGGGCTTTATCGCCTTTGTGCTGTTCTTGGTTCTGGAGCATCCCTGGAACTGGTTGAATCAGTTACTTTTTGTCGGGCTGATGGCGGCTTTGGCCTATCAGCTGAAAATGGTATTGCCCTATACCTTTGTCTGGAAAAAACAGGTCAAGCAAGTCAAGCAGGATCAAATAGATCCGCAGCGGCAAATCTCATTGATGGTCTGCAATGTTCTGACCACCAATAGCAAATATCATTTACTGATCGAGCAGATCCAGATTCATCAGCCAGATCTGGTGTTAACCCTGGAAACCGATCAAAACTGGCAAAATGCACTCTCAGTGATTGAAGCTGATTATCCTTATCGCGTGCCTGTGCCTTTGGATAATCTGTATGGCATGCATCTATATAGCAAGCTCGAACTGAGTGAAACTGAGGTTAAATTTATTCTGAGTGATGAAATTCCCTCCATTCATACCACGGTAATTTTACGCTCAGGACAACCGGTACAGCTCTACTGTCTGCATCCCAAACCACCCAGTCCGACCGAGGCCAAGGATTCTACCTTGCGTGATGCTGAACTACTGATTGTCGGTGATCAGATTAAAGATCTGGATGAAAGCTGTATCGTCATGGGCGATCTGAATGACGTGGCCTGGTCACGTACCACACGCCTGTTTCAACGCATTAGTGGGCTGCTGGATCCGCGGGTAGGACGTCATTATGTGAATACTTTTCACGCAGATTATCCTTTTTTCCGCTGGTCGCTGGATCACGTCTTTCATAGTACCGATTTTGCCTTGGTACACATGGAGCGTTTACCGCATGTAGGTTCTGACCATTTTCCGGTCTTTCTGGTTTTACAAACCGGTCGGGTATTCGAGCATATTCAGGAAGAATTAGAACAAACTGATAAAGATGAGCAGGAAGCACAAAAAGCCATTGAAGAGGGCATTCAGAAAGCAGAGAAAGAGGAAAAAATAGTCACTGATGAAGTTGCCCTGGCTTATAAAGAAAGGGGCAAAATCTCATAG